A section of the Dromaius novaehollandiae isolate bDroNov1 chromosome 6, bDroNov1.hap1, whole genome shotgun sequence genome encodes:
- the ANKRD22 gene encoding ankyrin repeat domain-containing protein 22 isoform X2, with the protein MGILYSEPICQAAYNNDFNEVQLLLENNSDYLNIQDSFGGDTPLICACKQGNDRIVSYLLKRNADVNLRNKKERTCLHYAVRKRFNFLDYLLIIILMPVMLIGYLLMVSKTKQNENLIRMLLRAGADVNAADFSGSTALHYACEMKNQVVISLLLDAHADPSVKNQEGETPLDIARRLQFSNIESMLKKTS; encoded by the exons cccaTTTGCCAGGCTGCTTATAATAATGATTTCAATGAAGTTCAGCTCCTTTTGGAGAACAACAGCGATTATTTGAACATCCAGGACAGCTTTGGTGGAGATACACCCTTAATTTGTGCATGCAAACAGGGGAACGACAGAATAGTTAGCTATCTTctaaaaagaaatgctgatgtCAACCTCAGAAACAAG AAGGAGCGCACTTGTCTGCATTATGCTGTGAGAAAACGGTTTAATTTCCTTGACTACCTGCTCATCATTATCCTCATGCCAGTTATGCTCATTGGATATCTTCTCATG GTCTCAAAGACTAAGCAGAATGAAAACCTAATCAGGATGTTGCTGAGAGCTGGTGCTGATGTTAATGCTGCAGACTTC TCTGGTAGCACAGCCCTTCACTATGCTTGTGAAATGAAAAACCAGGTAGTCATTTCTCTACTGCTTGACGCTCATGCAGACCCTTCTGTTAAGAATCAG gagGGGGAGACTCCCTTGGATATAGCAAGAAGATTACAGTTCAGCAACATCGAAAGCATGCTGAAGAAAACTTCATAG
- the ANKRD22 gene encoding ankyrin repeat domain-containing protein 22 isoform X1 — protein MGILYSEPICQAAYNNDFNEVQLLLENNSDYLNIQDSFGGDTPLICACKQGNDRIVSYLLKRNADVNLRNKVILYATQALAFPQPLVGSAHSPMEHSAFILPSSFILMPVMLIGYLLMVSKTKQNENLIRMLLRAGADVNAADFSGSTALHYACEMKNQVVISLLLDAHADPSVKNQEGETPLDIARRLQFSNIESMLKKTS, from the exons cccaTTTGCCAGGCTGCTTATAATAATGATTTCAATGAAGTTCAGCTCCTTTTGGAGAACAACAGCGATTATTTGAACATCCAGGACAGCTTTGGTGGAGATACACCCTTAATTTGTGCATGCAAACAGGGGAACGACAGAATAGTTAGCTATCTTctaaaaagaaatgctgatgtCAACCTCAGAAACAAG GTAATATTGTATGCCACCCAGGCTCTTGCCTTTCCTCAGCCCCTTGTAGGTTCTGCCCACTCACCTATGGAGCACTCTGCATTCATCTTGCCCTCCAGCTT TATCCTCATGCCAGTTATGCTCATTGGATATCTTCTCATG GTCTCAAAGACTAAGCAGAATGAAAACCTAATCAGGATGTTGCTGAGAGCTGGTGCTGATGTTAATGCTGCAGACTTC TCTGGTAGCACAGCCCTTCACTATGCTTGTGAAATGAAAAACCAGGTAGTCATTTCTCTACTGCTTGACGCTCATGCAGACCCTTCTGTTAAGAATCAG gagGGGGAGACTCCCTTGGATATAGCAAGAAGATTACAGTTCAGCAACATCGAAAGCATGCTGAAGAAAACTTCATAG
- the ANKRD22 gene encoding ankyrin repeat domain-containing protein 22 isoform X3 codes for MGILYSEPICQAAYNNDFNEVQLLLENNSDYLNIQDSFGGDTPLICACKQGNDRIVSYLLKRNADVNLRNKVSKTKQNENLIRMLLRAGADVNAADFSGSTALHYACEMKNQVVISLLLDAHADPSVKNQEGETPLDIARRLQFSNIESMLKKTS; via the exons cccaTTTGCCAGGCTGCTTATAATAATGATTTCAATGAAGTTCAGCTCCTTTTGGAGAACAACAGCGATTATTTGAACATCCAGGACAGCTTTGGTGGAGATACACCCTTAATTTGTGCATGCAAACAGGGGAACGACAGAATAGTTAGCTATCTTctaaaaagaaatgctgatgtCAACCTCAGAAACAAG GTCTCAAAGACTAAGCAGAATGAAAACCTAATCAGGATGTTGCTGAGAGCTGGTGCTGATGTTAATGCTGCAGACTTC TCTGGTAGCACAGCCCTTCACTATGCTTGTGAAATGAAAAACCAGGTAGTCATTTCTCTACTGCTTGACGCTCATGCAGACCCTTCTGTTAAGAATCAG gagGGGGAGACTCCCTTGGATATAGCAAGAAGATTACAGTTCAGCAACATCGAAAGCATGCTGAAGAAAACTTCATAG